The sequence aagatctttacagaaccattcactattttatatctacactttgtagaaaccatgtggatattaatccacattacattctatctctaaatcatataacggtcgtaaggtacgccgggataacaggtcagataatattgggagttctaatcctcggattgtatcagcacctccatgtcggctcattactcccttgttattgaacaagattcagttaggaacgctagttcaccgtcagatgtaatacgtgagctgggttaagaacgtctggagacagtttgttccctatctaccatattatctaattggtttaattttcttacaaacggcttttggtttgattgaattatcgcacccagataactccataccagtgaaccggtttgtaactccgcttcatatcgtacctgaatggtactttttagcatattatgcggtgttaaaagtaatcccatccaaaaccggtggtttgttagtatttatgtcctctctcattaacttagctcttttatctgaaattcgagctttgaatactcgaatgttgatacgacaacattttatgactcgaaatgtagtcagtggatgggtaattatttgggtatacagtatgatcttcttgattattattggtagtgctattccacaagcgacttatatcttatatggtagattagctactatcgtatatcttactaccggattggttctatgcttatactaaatcaatagttataatgactacagcttccaagcaaacatgattaccgtgatattgaaatccaacacttttag comes from Besnoitia besnoiti strain Bb-Ger1 chromosome Unknown contig00060, whole genome shotgun sequence and encodes:
- a CDS encoding cytochrome b (encoded by transcript BESB_069990), translating into MLSALSIVVSSVYLKKPTFVYKLYEYHDIHFGSRLLNVSLWVKNVWRQFVPYLPYYLIGLIFLQTAFGLIELSHPDNSIPVNRFVTPLHIVPEWYFLAYYAVLKVIPSKTGGLLVFMSSLINLALLSEIRALNTRMLIRQHFMTRNVVSGWVIIWVYSMIFLIIIGSAIPQATYILYGRLATIVYLTTGLVLCLY